From the Acidicapsa ligni genome, one window contains:
- a CDS encoding pyridoxal phosphate-dependent aminotransferase: MSTSVSVGRKVFADRIGRIEVSATMAVAAEAAKLRAQGVNLTDFGAGEPHFPTPRHIKDAGIAAIEANFTRYTVVPGIPEVRKAIVERHACDFGSDYGIDEAIFTAGEKLALFNAIQVLVEHGDEVILPVPYWVSFKDIIQYAGGVVKFLETDEAESFRITADAVEALITPKTKAIILNSPSNPAGNVIAAEDLERIVHLAHERGIYLILDECYVYLNYESKPVSGGAFSWAKEHLIVLGSLSKTYAMTGWRAGYALAPKAIIANLSKLQSQSTSNATSFVQKAAIAALAGSQECVNEFRSEFKLLRDHIISRVREIPNVTCTVPGGAFYVYPNVSAYIGKGGIKTATELATRLLHEGHVVAVPGEAFGTPHHIRLSYPVTRETIDEGVRRLGVFLTDLK, translated from the coding sequence ATGTCTACTTCTGTTTCTGTAGGGCGCAAGGTTTTTGCTGACCGGATTGGTCGGATTGAGGTTTCGGCGACTATGGCTGTGGCTGCCGAAGCTGCGAAGTTGCGGGCTCAGGGTGTGAACCTGACGGATTTTGGGGCGGGGGAGCCGCATTTTCCTACTCCTCGCCACATTAAAGACGCGGGGATTGCTGCGATTGAGGCCAATTTCACGCGTTATACCGTGGTGCCGGGTATTCCGGAGGTACGCAAGGCGATTGTGGAGCGGCATGCCTGCGATTTCGGTTCGGACTACGGGATTGACGAGGCGATCTTTACGGCGGGCGAGAAGCTGGCGCTGTTCAACGCGATCCAGGTGCTGGTGGAGCATGGCGATGAGGTGATTTTGCCGGTTCCTTATTGGGTGAGTTTCAAGGACATCATTCAATATGCCGGGGGCGTGGTTAAGTTTTTGGAGACGGATGAGGCGGAGAGCTTCAGGATCACGGCGGATGCGGTCGAGGCGTTGATTACTCCGAAGACGAAGGCGATTATTTTGAATTCGCCGTCGAATCCGGCGGGCAATGTGATTGCGGCTGAGGATCTGGAGCGGATTGTGCATCTGGCGCATGAGCGCGGGATCTACCTGATTCTCGACGAGTGCTATGTGTACCTGAACTATGAGTCGAAGCCGGTTTCGGGTGGCGCGTTTTCGTGGGCGAAGGAGCATTTGATCGTGCTGGGTTCGTTGTCGAAGACGTATGCGATGACGGGTTGGAGAGCGGGGTATGCGCTGGCTCCCAAGGCGATTATTGCGAATCTTTCGAAGCTGCAGTCGCAGTCTACTTCGAATGCGACGAGCTTTGTGCAGAAGGCGGCGATTGCTGCGCTGGCTGGTTCGCAGGAGTGCGTGAATGAGTTTCGGTCGGAGTTCAAGCTGCTGCGGGATCATATTATTTCGCGGGTGAGGGAGATTCCGAATGTTACCTGCACGGTGCCGGGTGGGGCTTTCTATGTTTATCCCAATGTGAGCGCTTATATCGGCAAGGGTGGGATCAAGACGGCCACGGAATTGGCTACTCGTTTGTTGCACGAGGGACATGTGGTGGCGGTGCCGGGTGAGGCGTTTGGTACTCCGCATCATATTCGGCTTTCGTACCCGGTTACGCGGGAGACGATTGATGAGGGTGTGCGGCGGCTGGGTGTGTTTCTTACAGATTTGAAATAG
- a CDS encoding GGDEF domain-containing protein: MAELEGEKLQSRSPRQIRHAALIFGVVFAAAAFSTLTRSLGPLSAFWPANALLLGLLVRKPERSSLLAWICAFLAYVAADQLVGNSIWITLWLTGANLAGVLTGLTLFKRLTPDDRRLRRPESVLYLFVICVVAAGVTALVGAGATPIVYGRNPMIGFGVWFTTELANSIMMLPLVLAAPGLPLQVLKRQRSGDQPWIKKKRLIPGGIFLLSIVLASIVGGPGAIAIPVPALIWCAFSYDLFSTAAMTLLFSWWQISNVTASVLALSFSGDAMKQMMSVCLGIALLAIGPLSVACINASRNELLQNLNHAATHDYLTQALARGAFMQHGDSSLSSHASVDLAAAVLMLDIDHFKKVNDMYGHSVGDKALVSFASVVRSTLRDGDLFGRLGGEEFAVILPSITLDEAKDVAERIRFKVETSSIPVDKSTALNITVSIGVAYQYSPSALSLESIMSASDKALYTAKASGRNRVAFAEASLSVI; the protein is encoded by the coding sequence ATGGCAGAGCTAGAAGGGGAAAAACTTCAATCCAGATCGCCCCGGCAGATCAGGCATGCAGCCCTGATCTTTGGCGTGGTCTTCGCGGCCGCCGCTTTCAGCACTCTAACTCGTTCCCTGGGGCCTCTATCTGCGTTTTGGCCGGCAAATGCCTTGCTCCTCGGACTCCTCGTTCGCAAACCGGAAAGAAGCTCTCTACTAGCGTGGATCTGCGCCTTCCTGGCCTATGTAGCCGCAGACCAGTTAGTAGGCAACAGTATCTGGATTACTCTTTGGCTAACTGGAGCCAATCTCGCAGGAGTCCTAACCGGCTTGACGCTGTTCAAACGACTCACACCAGACGATAGACGCCTGCGTCGTCCCGAGTCCGTCCTGTATCTCTTCGTTATTTGCGTAGTGGCTGCTGGCGTCACAGCCTTGGTCGGCGCGGGCGCAACCCCAATCGTCTACGGACGAAATCCCATGATTGGTTTTGGCGTGTGGTTCACAACAGAACTCGCCAACAGCATCATGATGCTCCCCCTCGTTCTCGCAGCTCCAGGCCTGCCGCTTCAAGTATTAAAACGGCAACGCTCCGGCGATCAACCATGGATCAAGAAGAAACGCCTGATCCCCGGCGGCATCTTCCTGTTATCCATCGTGCTGGCAAGTATTGTCGGTGGCCCCGGAGCTATCGCCATCCCTGTTCCCGCCTTAATCTGGTGCGCCTTCAGTTATGATCTTTTCTCAACCGCTGCTATGACACTGTTATTCAGTTGGTGGCAAATCAGCAACGTAACCGCAAGCGTACTTGCCCTTTCTTTCTCCGGCGATGCGATGAAACAGATGATGTCGGTCTGCCTCGGCATCGCCCTCTTGGCCATCGGCCCACTCTCCGTCGCATGCATCAACGCAAGCAGAAACGAGCTGCTGCAAAATCTCAACCACGCAGCCACTCACGATTACCTAACCCAGGCGCTGGCACGAGGCGCATTCATGCAACACGGAGATAGTTCACTTTCGTCTCACGCTTCCGTAGATCTGGCAGCCGCAGTGCTGATGCTCGACATCGATCACTTCAAGAAGGTGAACGACATGTACGGCCACTCTGTCGGCGATAAGGCCCTCGTATCCTTCGCCTCGGTCGTCAGGAGCACACTGCGCGACGGTGATTTATTCGGACGCCTGGGAGGAGAAGAATTCGCGGTGATTCTCCCGAGTATCACTCTGGATGAAGCAAAAGACGTAGCGGAAAGAATCCGCTTCAAAGTCGAAACATCTTCCATCCCCGTTGATAAAAGCACCGCCCTGAACATCACAGTCAGCATCGGCGTAGCCTATCAGTACAGCCCATCGGCCCTATCCCTGGAATCCATCATGTCCGCATCCGACAAAGCTCTTTACACCGCCAAAGCGTCGGGACGAAACAGAGTAGCATTCGCCGAAGCAAGCCTAAGCGTGATATAA
- a CDS encoding PadR family transcriptional regulator, which yields MTKSNELLQGTLDLLILKVLSLEPMHGWAIAQRIRLRSSDVLRVNQGALYPALHRLEHQAWIVAEWGESENNRRAKFYSLTKAGRKRLADEEESWERLSAGVQGVLGTI from the coding sequence ATGACTAAGTCGAATGAGCTTTTGCAGGGGACTTTGGATTTGCTGATTTTGAAGGTGCTGAGTCTGGAGCCTATGCATGGATGGGCGATTGCGCAGCGGATTCGGCTGCGGTCGAGTGATGTGTTGCGGGTGAACCAGGGGGCGCTTTATCCGGCGCTGCATCGGTTGGAGCATCAGGCTTGGATTGTGGCGGAGTGGGGCGAGTCGGAGAACAATCGACGGGCGAAATTTTATTCGCTGACGAAGGCGGGGCGGAAGCGGCTGGCGGATGAGGAAGAGTCGTGGGAGCGCTTGTCTGCTGGTGTTCAAGGGGTTTTGGGGACTATTTGA
- a CDS encoding ABC transporter permease, with the protein MRTKDASNAALSEELQFHLERQVEENIANGMFPEEARAAARAEFGSVIVAAEKSYEARGVRWLDDLWQDLRYGVRTLLKQRSFTVVTVLTLALGIGACTAIFSVVNAVMLRSLPYGDPEGLVYLYTPYPQMSLPAGILGSGNSGLLPAEVFGPSYGDFLDFKKLNHSYSAMTLFDQDTFTLAGDGRADRVNAAKVDEGFFGTLQSMPEMGRVFSASDEQPGNDHVVVLSYALWQQLFGGRADVLGRTLRLDGRSYQVIGVMPREFGYPHKSEVAYGNGHIQVTQLWVPLGLTSKEWADRELSSGNVLARLKPGVTVAAAQSEISALSMQLGKLHSAGMQDMTGLVRPFREISLGSVKPLMGLLLGAVGFVLLIACGNAANLLLARAANRTQELGMRAALGARRGRIVRQMLTESLLLGSAAGALGVVLAYLFQRVLLRLDPSDIPRMQDASLDLRVMGFLVVVTMLTSVLFGLLPALSASRVNLVEFLKSGASRGIAGGRSRVRSGLVIAQVALVVILLTGAGLFLRSYAKILSVQTGFSASTVVANVGLTPNYDTSPKRLAFFNQVIDRLKALLGTEAVGAVDYLPLTNSESLTFVQVEGDAEKRQKMVESRAITADYLSAMQTRLIQGRGFTSAEEAGLRTPAVSSTAVGGAVIVNEAFAKEYFSGASAIGHRLRYSKSEPWVTIVGEVADVRNESLEMSAASQIYTPFAPVNGDNAYITVRSLQPKEVVVAEIRGVVRSLDASLAVADVHGMNDLVSQAVARRRFQTTLLTVFSGIAMLLAIVGVYGLLAYSVRQRTGEIGIRMALGSSRAGVVRLILREGLGLLAIGLVLGLAGAFASTRLLGSFLYGVPALDPITFVVVPAVLFLATLGACLIPGLRAAAVSPVQALRHE; encoded by the coding sequence TTGCGAACGAAGGATGCGAGCAATGCTGCGCTGAGTGAGGAGTTGCAGTTTCACCTGGAGCGGCAGGTGGAGGAAAACATTGCGAATGGGATGTTTCCGGAAGAGGCGCGGGCGGCGGCGCGGGCTGAGTTTGGCAGCGTGATTGTTGCGGCGGAGAAGAGCTATGAGGCGCGTGGCGTGAGGTGGCTGGACGATCTGTGGCAGGATCTTCGCTATGGTGTGCGGACGTTGTTGAAGCAGCGTTCTTTTACGGTGGTTACGGTGCTGACGCTGGCGCTTGGGATTGGTGCTTGCACGGCGATTTTCAGCGTGGTGAATGCTGTGATGTTGCGGTCGTTGCCGTATGGGGATCCGGAGGGGCTGGTGTATCTGTACACTCCGTATCCGCAGATGAGCCTGCCGGCGGGGATACTTGGGTCGGGAAATTCCGGTCTTCTTCCTGCGGAGGTTTTTGGGCCGAGTTATGGGGACTTTCTTGATTTCAAGAAGCTGAATCATTCTTATTCGGCGATGACTTTGTTCGATCAGGATACGTTCACTCTTGCCGGAGATGGGCGAGCGGATCGGGTGAACGCGGCGAAGGTGGATGAGGGGTTCTTTGGGACGCTGCAATCGATGCCGGAGATGGGGCGTGTTTTCAGCGCGAGTGATGAGCAGCCGGGGAACGACCATGTGGTGGTGCTGAGTTATGCGCTCTGGCAGCAGTTGTTTGGCGGCAGGGCGGATGTGCTGGGGCGAACGCTGCGGCTGGATGGTAGGTCGTACCAGGTTATCGGGGTAATGCCGCGTGAGTTTGGGTATCCGCACAAAAGCGAAGTGGCTTATGGGAATGGGCATATTCAAGTTACGCAGCTTTGGGTGCCTTTGGGGCTGACCTCGAAAGAGTGGGCGGATCGGGAGTTATCGAGTGGGAATGTTCTGGCGCGGTTGAAACCGGGGGTTACGGTGGCTGCGGCGCAGTCGGAGATAAGCGCACTTTCAATGCAACTGGGTAAGCTGCATAGCGCAGGGATGCAGGATATGACGGGGTTGGTGAGGCCGTTTCGCGAGATTTCGCTGGGGTCGGTGAAGCCGTTGATGGGGTTGCTGCTGGGGGCGGTGGGGTTTGTGTTGCTGATTGCCTGCGGCAATGCGGCGAATTTGCTGCTGGCTCGTGCGGCGAATCGGACGCAGGAGCTTGGCATGAGAGCGGCGCTGGGGGCGAGGCGAGGCAGGATTGTGCGGCAGATGTTGACGGAGTCTTTGCTGCTTGGTTCGGCGGCAGGGGCTCTTGGTGTGGTACTGGCGTACCTGTTTCAGCGGGTGCTTTTGAGGCTCGATCCGTCGGATATTCCGCGCATGCAGGATGCTTCGCTTGACCTGCGGGTGATGGGATTTCTGGTGGTGGTTACGATGTTGACGAGTGTGCTGTTTGGGCTGCTGCCTGCGCTCTCTGCGAGCCGGGTGAACCTGGTGGAGTTTTTGAAGAGCGGGGCTTCGCGGGGGATTGCGGGTGGGCGCAGCCGGGTGCGTAGCGGACTGGTGATTGCGCAGGTTGCGCTGGTGGTGATTCTGCTGACGGGCGCGGGGCTCTTTTTGCGGAGTTACGCGAAGATTCTTTCTGTGCAGACGGGGTTTTCTGCTTCGACGGTGGTGGCGAATGTGGGGCTGACTCCGAACTACGATACTTCGCCGAAGCGGCTGGCGTTTTTTAACCAGGTGATCGATCGGCTGAAGGCTTTGCTTGGGACTGAGGCGGTGGGTGCGGTGGATTATCTGCCGCTTACAAATTCGGAGAGCCTGACGTTTGTACAGGTTGAGGGCGATGCCGAGAAAAGGCAGAAGATGGTGGAGTCGCGGGCGATTACGGCGGACTATCTCTCGGCGATGCAGACACGATTGATCCAAGGGCGTGGGTTTACGAGTGCGGAGGAGGCGGGATTAAGGACGCCTGCGGTATCGAGTACGGCAGTGGGCGGGGCAGTGATTGTGAATGAGGCTTTTGCGAAGGAGTATTTTTCGGGGGCGAGTGCGATTGGGCATCGCCTTCGTTATTCGAAGAGCGAGCCGTGGGTGACGATTGTTGGAGAGGTGGCGGATGTTCGCAATGAAAGCCTGGAGATGTCGGCGGCATCGCAGATCTACACGCCGTTTGCGCCGGTGAATGGGGACAATGCTTACATCACGGTGCGATCTTTGCAGCCGAAGGAGGTTGTGGTTGCGGAGATTCGCGGGGTGGTGCGGAGCCTGGATGCGAGCCTGGCTGTTGCGGATGTGCATGGGATGAACGATCTGGTTTCGCAGGCGGTGGCTAGGCGGCGTTTTCAGACGACTTTGTTGACGGTGTTCTCGGGGATTGCGATGTTGCTGGCGATTGTCGGGGTGTATGGGTTGCTGGCGTATTCGGTGCGGCAGAGGACGGGGGAGATTGGCATCCGGATGGCGCTGGGTTCTTCGCGGGCGGGTGTGGTGCGCCTGATTCTGCGTGAGGGGCTGGGGTTGCTGGCGATCGGGTTGGTGCTGGGACTGGCGGGTGCGTTTGCTTCGACGCGGCTGCTGGGGAGTTTTCTGTATGGTGTACCGGCGCTGGATCCAATTACATTTGTGGTGGTACCGGCGGTGCTTTTTCTGGCGACGCTGGGGGCCTGCCTGATTCCTGGATTGCGGGCGGCGGCTGTTTCACCTGTGCAGGCATTGCGTCACGAATAA
- a CDS encoding mannose-1-phosphate guanylyltransferase has product MTIDFRPVILAGGSGTRFWPRSRRARAKQVLALDGDRSMLQQTVERLHPLAGSEQVWVITNELLADEVQAQLPGVPLGQVVEEPVARNTAPACGLAAFLVEKSNPDAVIGVFPSDHVIGDEPRFLKAIERGIALAASGDVMVVLGIEPTRAETGYGYVETGDVASGEALHVRRFTEKPSRNRAEEFVAAGNYFWNSGMFLWSARTLANAVREHLPETAPLLEEIAAAFGTERFDAVFAELYPQCENISVDYAVLEPRSAKGEHFSRLYCLPAEFGWNDLGSWESLYDYQLETRSSGDETGNVTETTGVIAIDSDDNYVYSPKKFVALVGVSDLVIVETDDAILIAHRKHSQDVGKIVKELPGLGRTDLI; this is encoded by the coding sequence GTGACAATCGATTTTCGCCCTGTGATTCTGGCTGGAGGAAGTGGTACTCGCTTCTGGCCTCGTTCCCGTCGTGCCCGCGCTAAACAGGTGTTGGCGCTGGATGGGGACAGGTCTATGTTGCAGCAGACGGTGGAGCGGCTGCATCCGCTGGCTGGTTCGGAACAGGTTTGGGTTATTACGAACGAACTGTTGGCGGACGAGGTTCAGGCGCAGCTGCCGGGGGTTCCGCTGGGGCAGGTTGTAGAGGAGCCGGTGGCACGGAATACTGCTCCTGCGTGCGGGCTGGCGGCGTTCCTGGTGGAGAAGTCCAATCCGGATGCGGTGATTGGGGTTTTCCCTTCGGATCATGTGATTGGCGACGAGCCGCGTTTTTTGAAGGCGATTGAGCGTGGGATTGCGCTGGCTGCGTCGGGCGATGTGATGGTGGTGCTGGGGATTGAGCCGACGCGTGCGGAGACGGGCTACGGCTATGTCGAGACGGGCGATGTTGCTTCGGGTGAAGCGCTGCATGTGCGGCGGTTTACGGAGAAGCCGAGCCGGAATCGAGCGGAAGAGTTTGTGGCTGCGGGGAATTATTTCTGGAACTCGGGAATGTTTTTGTGGTCGGCCAGGACACTGGCCAATGCGGTGCGCGAGCATCTGCCGGAGACTGCTCCTCTGCTGGAGGAGATTGCTGCGGCGTTTGGGACAGAGCGGTTTGACGCGGTGTTTGCGGAGCTTTATCCGCAGTGCGAAAACATCTCGGTGGACTATGCGGTGTTGGAGCCGCGGTCGGCGAAGGGTGAGCATTTTTCGCGGCTCTACTGTCTGCCGGCGGAGTTTGGCTGGAACGATCTTGGCTCGTGGGAGTCGCTGTACGACTACCAGTTGGAGACGCGTTCGAGCGGGGATGAAACCGGAAATGTCACCGAGACGACGGGGGTAATAGCGATCGATTCAGATGACAATTATGTCTATAGTCCCAAGAAGTTTGTGGCGCTGGTGGGCGTGAGCGACCTGGTGATTGTGGAAACCGACGACGCGATTCTGATTGCGCATCGGAAGCATTCGCAGGATGTGGGGAAGATTGTGAAAGAGCTGCCCGGGTTGGGGCGGACGGATCTTATCTAA
- a CDS encoding YidH family protein, which translates to MPGEQGGQMDDPRVYFAAERTFLAWIRTGLGLMGVGFAVSRFGLFLREMRASDTHVVVHATGLSEISGVALVALGVVVNIAAVSHHIQTVKQLQTGTWVASISRNAVVLALILAAFGVGMGAYLIYLR; encoded by the coding sequence ATGCCGGGTGAACAGGGCGGTCAGATGGATGATCCGCGGGTTTATTTTGCGGCAGAGCGGACGTTTCTGGCCTGGATTCGCACCGGGCTGGGGTTGATGGGGGTCGGATTCGCGGTTTCGCGGTTCGGCCTCTTTTTGCGTGAGATGCGGGCGAGCGATACGCATGTTGTGGTTCACGCAACGGGACTCTCCGAGATCTCGGGAGTGGCGCTGGTGGCGCTGGGCGTGGTGGTCAATATCGCTGCGGTGAGCCATCATATCCAGACGGTGAAGCAGTTACAAACTGGAACCTGGGTGGCGAGTATTTCGCGGAATGCCGTGGTGCTGGCTTTGATTCTCGCTGCGTTTGGAGTGGGGATGGGCGCTTATTTAATTTATCTTCGGTGA